A part of Pirellulales bacterium genomic DNA contains:
- a CDS encoding sugar-binding protein, with product MRVIHGRLLFTLAALALLAGGCNSESNASKSGTANSADKKLTLAFVTNNAAPFWKIAEAGCRDAEKELGNVTVDVRFPSTGDTAAQQQILNDLVSAGVNGITVSPIDPPNQTDFLNNIAAQTLLTCVDSDAAESKRVCYIGTDNFAAGVEAGKLIKEVLPNGGKLVMFVGYLDAQNAKDRMGGIKKELEGSKVQILEVRTDDGDHTRALKNAEDILVKNPDIDCLVGLYSYNGPAILSAVREANKNGKVKIVCFDEDDATLEGVATGDIYGTVVQQPYEFGKQAITKMSKYLRGDKDALAGGKQYIATQDIKKDNVADFQAKLKAIIGK from the coding sequence ATGAGGGTTATTCACGGCCGGTTGCTGTTTACTTTGGCGGCGCTGGCACTGTTGGCCGGCGGCTGCAATTCAGAATCGAATGCGTCCAAAAGCGGCACGGCCAACTCGGCGGATAAAAAACTTACGCTGGCCTTCGTAACGAACAACGCCGCGCCGTTTTGGAAAATCGCCGAAGCCGGCTGCCGCGACGCGGAAAAGGAATTGGGCAACGTAACGGTCGACGTGCGTTTTCCATCCACCGGAGATACCGCCGCCCAACAGCAAATTTTGAACGACCTGGTCAGCGCCGGCGTGAACGGCATTACCGTGAGCCCCATCGATCCGCCGAATCAAACCGACTTTCTGAATAACATTGCCGCGCAAACCCTGCTCACTTGCGTCGACAGCGATGCGGCGGAGAGCAAGCGCGTGTGTTACATCGGCACCGATAACTTCGCCGCCGGCGTGGAAGCCGGAAAGCTCATCAAGGAAGTGCTTCCCAACGGCGGAAAGCTGGTCATGTTTGTGGGCTACCTCGACGCGCAAAACGCCAAGGACCGCATGGGAGGCATCAAGAAGGAATTGGAAGGCTCGAAAGTGCAAATTCTGGAAGTGCGCACCGACGATGGAGATCATACGCGGGCACTGAAAAACGCCGAAGATATTTTGGTGAAAAATCCGGACATCGACTGCCTGGTGGGCCTGTACAGTTATAACGGCCCAGCCATTTTGAGCGCGGTGCGCGAGGCCAACAAGAACGGCAAAGTGAAAATTGTTTGCTTTGACGAAGACGACGCCACGCTGGAAGGTGTAGCCACGGGCGATATTTACGGCACCGTGGTGCAGCAGCCGTATGAATTCGGCAAGCAGGCAATCACCAAAATGTCCAAATATCTGCGCGGCGATAAAGATGCTTTGGCCGGCGGCAAGCAATACATTGCCACGCAGGATATTAAAAAGGATAACGTGGCCGATTTTCAGGCGAAGCTGAAAGCAATCATTGGCAAGTAA
- a CDS encoding alpha-L-arabinofuranosidase C-terminal domain-containing protein, translated as MTILAISRARRLAWVPTTLLGFAAALGLLFDLSGVPARAADEAKITVKVDQPGVKISPMLYGLMTEEINYSYDGGLYAELIRNRAFKDRDTPVHWSVVQSEGAEGKIELDSKDPLNTTALTKSLRLEISKVGEGGRVGVANDGYWGIPVKPNTTYRASFYAKANSDFKGPLTVDLENSDGKIAATTTVSQITTDWKRYDATLKTGDVAESSKNRFVISGANPGTIWFSLVSLFPPTFHDRADGNRIDLMNLLQEMHPAFLRFPGGNYVEGNDFANRYNWKITVGPLEDRPGHMSPWNYRSSDGMGLLEFLDWCEDLHMQPVLAVFAGFCLQGRYVATGEELKPFVQDALDEIEYVTGDASTFWGSKRASHGHPAPFKLTYVEVGNEDNLGGGGRTYEERFAAFYDAIKAKYPQLQIIATTPVHNRKPDVVDDHFYRSAKAMEHDAHHYDASRISRTGPKIFVGEWATREGNPTPNMNAALGDSAWMTGMERNSDLVVIAAYAPLFVNVSQLTPPPDDRRGASMQWPTDLIGYNALSSYGSPSYYAQVMFSQNRGDTVLPVEISTAAKPDMTPPEPHGAVGVATWNTSSEFKDIKVVGSDDKTLYESDFSNSAEGWRPTRGSNWSVNDGAYRQTAIRENCRSVTGDSSWTDYTLTLQARKISGREGFLIMVHAADNDNYVWWNIGGWNNTSSALEAIEDGASSEISPHAQVMVEPNRWYNIKMEVKGRNIKCYLDDKLVSEGTQPPPAPPTNLFATASRDDASGDVILKLVNISAEPCSAKLNFQGAKNVVSQASLETLSGSPGDVNSIDHPTKVVPKKSSLDHAAASFTQEFPAHSVNVLRVKTQ; from the coding sequence ATGACAATTCTAGCGATTTCGCGCGCACGACGATTGGCTTGGGTTCCCACGACGCTTTTAGGGTTTGCGGCGGCGTTGGGTTTATTGTTCGATCTGTCGGGCGTGCCGGCCCGCGCCGCCGACGAAGCTAAGATCACCGTCAAGGTCGATCAACCAGGCGTGAAAATCAGTCCGATGTTGTATGGCCTGATGACCGAGGAAATCAATTACAGTTACGACGGCGGCCTGTATGCGGAGCTGATCCGCAACCGCGCTTTCAAAGATCGCGACACGCCCGTGCATTGGTCGGTCGTGCAAAGCGAGGGCGCGGAAGGCAAAATCGAATTGGATTCGAAAGATCCGCTCAATACCACCGCCTTAACCAAAAGCTTGCGGTTGGAAATTTCTAAAGTTGGCGAGGGCGGACGCGTCGGCGTTGCCAACGATGGCTACTGGGGCATTCCGGTCAAGCCGAACACAACTTATCGCGCTTCGTTCTACGCCAAAGCAAATTCCGACTTCAAAGGCCCACTGACGGTCGATTTGGAAAACAGCGACGGCAAAATCGCCGCCACTACCACGGTGTCGCAAATCACGACGGATTGGAAACGGTATGATGCCACGCTGAAAACCGGCGACGTGGCCGAATCGTCCAAAAATCGCTTCGTCATTTCCGGCGCTAACCCCGGCACAATTTGGTTCAGCCTGGTATCGCTGTTTCCGCCGACGTTTCATGACCGGGCGGATGGCAACCGCATCGACCTGATGAATTTGCTCCAGGAAATGCATCCGGCGTTTTTGCGCTTCCCCGGCGGCAATTACGTGGAAGGGAACGATTTTGCCAACCGCTACAACTGGAAAATTACCGTCGGCCCGCTGGAAGATCGCCCCGGGCACATGAGCCCCTGGAACTACCGCTCGTCCGACGGCATGGGCCTGTTGGAGTTTTTAGATTGGTGCGAAGACCTGCACATGCAACCGGTGCTGGCCGTATTCGCCGGATTCTGTCTCCAGGGCCGCTACGTGGCCACGGGCGAAGAGCTCAAGCCGTTCGTGCAAGACGCCCTGGACGAAATTGAATACGTCACGGGCGATGCCTCCACGTTTTGGGGCTCCAAACGGGCCTCCCACGGCCATCCGGCGCCGTTTAAGCTAACCTACGTGGAGGTTGGGAATGAAGATAATCTCGGCGGCGGCGGCCGAACCTACGAAGAACGCTTCGCCGCTTTTTATGACGCCATTAAAGCTAAATACCCGCAGTTGCAAATTATCGCCACCACGCCGGTGCATAACCGCAAGCCAGATGTGGTGGACGATCACTTTTATCGCTCCGCCAAGGCCATGGAGCACGACGCGCATCACTACGATGCCAGTCGCATTTCCCGCACCGGGCCAAAAATTTTCGTCGGCGAGTGGGCCACCCGCGAAGGCAATCCCACGCCCAACATGAACGCCGCGTTGGGCGATTCCGCCTGGATGACCGGCATGGAACGCAATTCCGATTTGGTTGTCATCGCCGCTTACGCGCCGCTGTTTGTGAATGTCAGCCAGTTGACCCCGCCACCCGATGATCGGCGCGGCGCTTCGATGCAGTGGCCCACCGATTTAATCGGTTACAATGCGCTTTCCAGTTACGGCTCGCCGTCTTATTACGCGCAAGTCATGTTCAGTCAGAACCGCGGTGACACGGTGCTGCCCGTGGAAATTTCCACGGCTGCCAAGCCCGACATGACTCCGCCGGAGCCGCACGGCGCCGTCGGCGTGGCCACCTGGAACACTTCGTCGGAGTTCAAAGATATTAAAGTTGTCGGCTCCGACGACAAAACGCTGTACGAATCAGATTTTTCCAACAGCGCCGAGGGCTGGCGCCCCACGCGCGGCAGCAATTGGTCAGTCAACGACGGCGCGTATCGCCAAACCGCCATCCGCGAAAATTGCCGCTCGGTCACCGGCGACAGTTCCTGGACCGATTACACCTTGACCTTGCAGGCCCGCAAAATCTCCGGCCGCGAAGGTTTCCTCATCATGGTTCACGCCGCCGACAACGACAACTACGTCTGGTGGAACATAGGCGGCTGGAACAACACTTCCTCCGCGCTGGAAGCCATTGAAGACGGCGCCAGTTCTGAAATCAGCCCTCATGCGCAGGTCATGGTGGAACCCAACCGCTGGTACAACATCAAGATGGAAGTGAAAGGCCGCAACATCAAGTGCTACCTGGACGACAAGTTGGTTTCCGAAGGCACGCAGCCGCCGCCGGCCCCGCCCACCAACTTATTCGCCACCGCCAGCCGTGACGATGCCAGCGGCGATGTCATCTTGAAGCTGGTGAATATTTCCGCCGAGCCTTGTTCGGCCAAATTAAATTTCCAGGGCGCCAAAAACGTGGTCTCCCAAGCATCGCTGGAAACACTTTCCGGCTCGCCGGGCGATGTGAACAGCATCGACCATCCGACCAAAGTCGTACCAAAAAAATCGAGCCTCGACCACGCCGCCGCCAGCTTTACACAGGAGTTCCCCGCGCATTCGGTCAACGTGCTGCGGGTAAAAACCCAGTAA